In Mustela lutreola isolate mMusLut2 chromosome 1, mMusLut2.pri, whole genome shotgun sequence, one genomic interval encodes:
- the LOC131837220 gene encoding out at first protein homolog isoform X3, producing the protein MRPPGRRGVPTAPPAPLLLLLPLLVSQLWAARGVGAGPGAPAELRVRVRLPDGQVTEESLQADSDADSISLELRKPDGTLVSFTADFKKDVKIFRALILGELEKGQSQFQALCFVTRLHHNEIIPSEAMAKLRQKNPRAVRQAEEVRGLEHLHMDVAVNFSQGGLLSPHLRNVCAEAAESIYTRQEDVRFWLEQGVDSSVFEALPEATEPSGLRRCGQVGDSGRPCICRYGLSLAWYPCLLKYCHSRDRPAPYRCGIRSCQKNYGFDFYVPRRQLCLWDEEP; encoded by the exons ATGCGCCCGCCCGGCCGCCGCGGGGTCCCCACGGCGCCCCCcgcgccgctgctgctgctgttgccgCTGCTCGTGTCGCAGCTCTGGGCGGCGCGGGGCGTGGGCGCGGGCCCGGGCGCGCCTGCTGAGCTGCGGGTCCGCGTGCGGCTGCCCGACGGCCAGGTCACCGAGGAGAGCCTGCAGGCGGACAGCGACGCCGACAGCATCAGCCTCGAGCTGCGCAAGCCCGACGGCACCCTCGTCTCCTTCACCGCTGACTTCAAGAAG GATGTGAAGATCTTCCGAGCCCTGATCCTGGGGGAgctggagaaggggcagagtCAGTTCCAGGCACTTTGCTTTGTCACCCGGCTTCACCACAATGAGATCATTCCCAGTGAGGCCATGGCCAAGCTTCGACAG AAGAACCCACGGGCGGTGCGGCAGGCCGAGGAGGTGCGGGGCCTGGAGCACCTGCACATGGACGTCGCCGTCAACTTCAGCCAAGGGGGCCTGCTGAGCCCCCACCTCCGCAACGTGTGCGCCGAGGCCGCGGAGAGCATCTACACTCGCCAGGAGGACGTCCGGTTCTGGCTGGAGCAAG GTGTGGACAGCTCCGTGTTTGAGGCTCTGCCTGAGGCCACAGAGCCCTCGGGGCTGCGGCGCTGCGGGCAGGTGGGGGACAGCGGGAGGCCATGCATCTGCCGCTATGGCCTTAGCCTGGCCTGGTACCCATGTTTGCTCAAATACTGCCACAGCCGCGACCGGCCGGCCCCCTACAGGTGCGGCATCCGCAGCTGCCAGAAGAACTACGGCTTCGACTTCTACGTGCCCCGCAGGCAGCTGTGCCTCTGGGATGAGGAGCCCTAG